Below is a genomic region from Schistocerca americana isolate TAMUIC-IGC-003095 chromosome 1, iqSchAmer2.1, whole genome shotgun sequence.
AAATAGGTAAGCCAACCAAAGTGTCCTCACTCCCAGGTGAGATATAGTGTAAGGGCCCCATACATGAGTGATGGACCACATGTGATTTGTGGCCTGCAATCTGTCATTTGACAGAACACCCGAGTGATCTGCCAAGCAATTCCAATCTGTATTACTAATGCCACTGTGTTGAGAAGTTTTGCTATGGAAAATGAACTGCCATCTTTAGCAAAAATTTCTGaatcccacaaatatttgaaaaacacTTAAACTTTTGTAACATTTATTGGAACTGCATTATTTTACAGAATACACTGATGCCAAGTGGGTTTGCAACTTTCAGCTTGCAAAGACAATTCCCTTCATTTATTAGTCATAGTTTAACTGCAAGTTTTTACACTGTTTGCAATTTCAATGTGTGTATAGATGTCAAtagcagaactactgattattataagtCTATAAATTTTATGAGGGGGCAGAGATTATGTGAAACGACAAGGGATTTGAGTATAGCTGTGTAACATACCCATCCTGAACATTTCAATTTAAATGCCCTCTTCATATTACACTACATAAGTCAACCTGTTTATTAGTTAAAAGACTTAATACTACAATCATCCTATAAATAAATCAAAAATCATGATGAGCCCATTGCACCATGACTTACTATGAACTTATCAATTCTACTTCTATAGCACAAGATTCATAATGCTAATTGCCACAAATTTGGAGGATTTATTATTTCTTAATATAAATAgcaactaagcagattcagaaggatgtaggttgcagtaggtactgggagacgaaaaagcttgcacaggatagagtagcatggagagctgcatcaaaccagtctcaggactgaagaccacaacaacaacaaatagcaaCTGTAGCTTCTACCTCATTTTTCAGAGTAGCTCGTGGTCACTGAACAATTATAAATTCCAACGAAGATCTTAACATGAGAATAGTTAAACTAAAAACTGCACAACCATTCTTAATAACTAGACACAGGTCACTGCCATACATTGCTGCTTACCAGCCAGGCAGCCATACTGCAAGTGCGAATTGCATGCAGTCCATCTAATTGCTTGGGATTTCCGAGTACTCTGACCATTTGCTGCAATTTGCCCTCACATGACCTAACTGATTAGTCGCCACCCATGCGAAGGATAACTGCAATCCACTGTTTTAAATGTTAATCCCTTTTAAAAATCTGAGTGATTATTCATGTCTACCTCTGTGGCTTCTGATAATGTGGAGTTCTGTGGCAGTACATTGAAAGTTAGATTCTTAGCTTATTCAGAAATGATGGGAGGTTGTTTGCCGCCACTGTACGTCTGGCCATTTCAGATTTGTGGCAAACATTCAACTTTTTATATACCATGTGTTTATGGTAGTATGTGTCAAAATCTACAGTCCTATTTCAAATTTGGGACTAAATATCTTGTAAGTAATCGGCAGTTTGCATTTAGCTCAGTATTTCACTACTACGAGCTAAGACCTGTTTTATTTAGTGAAGTTCATTTTTGTGTCATGTCAAACTAGCAGCCATTTGGAGGCTGTTCCAATCAAGGGAATACTAAATGTTAATGGTTCCCTCCCACTACTGCACCTTCCATACAATCCATATAGAAGCGATACAAAATAACAAAAGGGTACAAGGTACAAAATAATCTAAGATCAATTTAATCTTAATGAAAAGAATAGTTATGAACAATTAATATCTGCCATCCGCAATTAACCGAACACTGGCTCTTTACCTAGCATCGGGCCTCACAGGTCAGCCTGTGGTCTTCAACATCTTCCCTATTAGTAACTATTACATTTAATTCTAATGAAATTTTATGACTTCTAATTTGTCAAGTTAGTCAATTTAGGACATCAATAAGAATTTACCTATGACTGGTCAAGTGTTTGTGGACATTCCTCCTGCACAGGCCTCACAGGCTGGTGTAGTAAGAAGCCTTTTTCAACAAGATTTCAGTCTATGCTGCATATTACATCATTTGCCAACGTTGACTCTCACTGTTATTCTTTCAGTGTTCAACAGTCCTTGTGATAAGCACATTTATTTTGGTGCAGTTTTCCCACAATCTGAAAACATTGCAGAGAAGAGAGGAGATAAGGGAACTGCCAGAGCAGTTTTCTGATTCTCAAAATGCCCAGTGATTAACCCCCATTGATGATCAGGTAGATGTCACTGAAAAATCTGAACTACACAAAGGTTATGATCATTAAGAACCTAATCACAATTTAGAGCAAATTCTGTTGAGTGTGACATTCTCACAATCAAATGAAATGTGGGCTACAGCTCCTCAAGCTGGAATTTCTGGTAATCAGAGCAAAAAGGATGTATTGAAAGAAGACCAGGGATCTACAAGTTATCCAATTAGAACAGTGATAATGTAAAATCTTGTTTTATGCTGTTCTTTCATGTACCCTCATTTAAATTGTGTGGGTGAGCGCGCGTGGGTGAGCGCgcgtgggtgtgggtgggtgggtgtgtgggtgtgtgtgtgggtgggtgtgtgggtgggtgggcgcGCGTGCCAACAAGGAAGGTATAATCATTTACGAGGACTAGGTTGGATGTAGACATGCAAGAAACGGGAAGTTTCTTCATGTTCTGACTCTGACTAGTTTACAAGTCAAAAAATGAGAATGTCAGTAAGATTCTGAGTGTTGAGGATTCCAACCACagttctatgaacttgtcttgcaACCTCTTCCATGTTATTCAGAGGGCGTTGCGCTTTGAAAGTGTAGCAGCCCAATGGGAACATAGGTCAACTGACATTAGAACCAGTCAGATTTGAGATGTGGGAAATTACCTTCAGGGATGCCTACAGTCCAAGTTGGTGAACGAATGAACAGTTTGGTCACATTTCAAGGTTGCTGTCCACTTCGACAATACCTGGTAGATACAGAATGAAGTTCTGGGCAATTTGTGACAATGCAACAAGCTACTTGCCAGAAGATGAAAGTGTATTTGGGGAACGAGGAAGAAACCAGAGCGGTGCAACTTTGTGACAAGGTAGTGAAAATCCAGGTGACAACTTCGAAAGTCTGGACGTAATATCAGTGATTTTTCTTATATCTCTTGCTAGTCAGTACTATCCGAAAAAAAGGTGAACTGCCTGCCAATTTCATTATACTTAAAGGGCATTCTCTAGATTACTTTGCTTTCAACAAAGCATGATGACAGCTTCTTATGTTCGTAAGAAATACAAAGCTGTTGCCATCCTTAGCTCTCTTCGTGACCAACCAACAGTATCGTTAGAAGTGAAGAAGCCTGAATTTAGGACATACAATGACACTAAGGGTGGCACTGGCACCATGgatcagatgtggtgctacagtcttAGAGAAACCTGATTTACTTAAGTGCAATGAATGCCTACATAATTTGGATGTGGCTTGCTACAAATAAAAGAATAAGACTGACTATCAATTTCGGAAAGCAACTAACAGGGGTAAAGGAGTCAATGACTTCATTAGTAGCACTGAATCCACGAAGAGCAGTAAAACTACTAGCTTATAAAATGAGAAGATGTGCATCTTTATTAGGAAATGATGACCAAAGTCAAATTACAAGTTATAAGTGCACCAAACCTGTACACTCTGAACAATCTGCTATTATCTGTACATCCCGCACAAATTTGCAAGAAGAATAAAAGCCaccaataacagtaaaaaaattgtttttcttaaaatgtaaactttagacaaataaaattattttacaatggaaaatccaggacggaatgtaacagaatgagaaggaaagttgctactcgccatatagcaggcACCCGGAACCACACtgtttcagttgcccgagactgtaTGCGGTGTTTCAGGCCTTATTGCtttaaagctataattgtgagattttttgttgtgcctatctgcaactcagtgtctctgctatatggtgattagcagctttccttctcataatattgtaaaattatttatacCTCAAGAGTCATTCACATTGCAAGTAGTCAAAATAGTGTCAATTTATGCAACATGGACCTGAGAACCCTGACTGGGGAGCAACACTATACACATTTTCTGGTAAGCAGAGGGTTAAGGCATTAGGTAAGCATCCAGTTCCACCTGGCTGCTTCAACTAATGACATCAATATGGCAGAAACTACTTCCAGTGGATACAAAATGACActgtcagtacacacacacacacacacacacacacacacacacacacacacacacacacacacacacacacacacacacacacacacaccaacaaataCAGACAAgatagaaggaaggaaggaagggcatCTCACTAACAATCGGGACAACTGGGGAATTCAGGGTTTAGAGTGTGGACCACCTacatataaaaatacgaaacacctcACCATTCTAAGACAAATGTTTAAAAATCTCAACTTATGTCAACACTACAGCCCCAAAACCAACAGGAATCTCAAATTTCCCTTGTCCTATACAGCTCAAATGAAGCCCATGAATAAAAAAAACAACTACTCCGAAAAGTAGAATCTCACATTTCCCTTGACTATATAGTTCAAACAGCTCTCCATACCTCCTGGCAAACCACGAGAAACCACAACCACAGACTTCTCACACCAATGTGACTCACAAAACACCACATAAAACGCCAAGTAAAAAAACCACATTCTCTAGATCACAATTGAAATACCATAAATATTAAATAAACCTTCATGATTActacagaataaaaaaataaaaattacataccaaCAAAAGCCTCTGACAAATTAATGTAGGTCGGCACGCGCACATGCACActaacaaaaatacaaaacaaaaggaaCCACAAAAAGCAACCATTTCCAACAGCGCATATTACCCATACTCAAATCCACGTTACCAGAGAGATAATCAAAGCTCAAATGAACACAATACCACACAAACTCAACACGTCCACATCCACCACCAGCGGGCACCCTTAAACAACACAATAACACAAACCAAAACCATACCATAGTGACATACCACAACACCATTATGCATTAAATCAGACAAGTGGAATCTGATGCTCCCAATGGCCCACCAGGGTTAACAAAAGAAAGTTTAGAATAACACCTTGGTAGGAACAAAATTTCTCATATTCCTTTCACCTGACAAACTAAGATATGGCACAAAAATGGAAACAGCAGCAACAGACTGGATTATGTGCGCAACCAAATATCTACATATGTAGATACTGTCCCCACTTCTGGATGATGAGTTATGTCATTTGGCACACCATGGCAGTTGTaaaattacatttacatcataaAACTACAACAAATGTAATGACAGCAAACTATAGAAATAAATCAGCTATTACCAGAGCCTGATGCTATCCATCACAACTGTGCCATGACAGGAGTTTTATTCTGAAATGGCTTGCATACGTATTAGGGCTAGTACACAGTACACACAGATTTCGAAGCATGCCACTTCAGAAATAGCACAGCTGAGCCTCACCTCTTGATTTTGGACTTTATGAAAAGCAATTGGACTCTTCAAACTGCAGTTCCTACATAAGTAATTTTAGCTTGGTACGAGTACATTTGCCTTGCTTGATTATTTGTGCATGGCAACCTCTGAACACTGAAATACAATGAACTAGTCTATAAGTAGAGGTGCCTTTGACACTAGCTATTGTGAATGCAGGTTGCTGTAAGTTTCACAAAGTGAAATTCCCCGATTTACagaagttttagcatttttccctgacaaattttgacatCAAGAGTAAGTTAAGACACTGACAATCTATATTTGGAGCTACAGTCCAACAAACAATAGTGCAAAtcaggaaatatctaaaaaaatttgCAAGCAGATGGTATTTCCTGATGTGAGAAAAAAGTCTTGTGTACTAACATCTTCAGTAATTGTTTTTAGATTAAGAAACATCactgattttatttaaataaaatgaaacatttgataaaaaacatacttccttggagttgcaagacagatttaaaataccttcactgatttcagtaataacctcagaaaaaaagtAGGCCTTGTAAAAGAAGTGTGTAAGGTGGTGAATTGTGTAAAGCAACACTGTAGGTAACCTACAAAATTTTTGTTCTATTAGTTCATTGTCTGttttacccactgtgttatatcttATTTTACAGGCATCGTGTGATTTCTTttgataaatatattaaaagaGTGTAAAAACTGCGAGTGAATTTTCTTTCTTACTGTCCATCATACTTTTTAACTGccaaagaacaaataaaatgtctataaaccaCCAAACTATACAACAGTTATCATGAGACAGTTGCAACTGCTGAGGAGCACCACAGCCCTGCATCATGGATAAAACAAAAACCTGCAGcattatgacacacacacacacacacacacacacacacacacacatatacaaatttAAAGTAAACAATATGGATTGTAAAGCACTATTACTTGCCACTGTACCGTAGTGATCAATTACGGATGTTAGCAGAGTAAGTTCATTATCGAACTGTGAATCTAGAAAAGGACAGTGCCAGCCAACACAACTGTCTTTTAGACAAAGGGAGATTATGTAAAACAAAAAGATTTATTTTGGGTGCCAAAATACAAAACAGTAACTTCACCATACTGCTACAATACATGTGCCTACTGTTGCTACTGTGTATTTACACACCGCATCCAGTGCTGCCAATATTCCAAAATACCGTAACAGCTCTGCTCCACTGGATCTGGCACCTGCAGCCTACCACCGTTCTATTACTGAGCATTTACATGCTGACAACCGTAACAGCTTAAGATGCAAACAATCCATATGGAGACCCTTCACTATAGGTGAACATATGCTTGGGCTACTTACCAGTAACCATCCCAGGATAAAACACCATGCTGTTTGTTGGTGTGGCTACTGTAAAGCCATATCCTTTAAGCccttttaattacttttattaaaataattgCAACCCCTTACTAAGCTAGTTTTGTCTGGAAACTTTTTCAGATTTCAAGTACAGTTTGATTTTCTGCTCCAACAGGATCagctttcaaaataacaattgtaaAGCAGTTTGAATTCTAGAGAGTGGGCAGCAGACACTCGATTGGAACAGCTAACATCTTCCACCACATCTCAATGATTAACACCCAACCTTGAAACAGGTGTTTTTGCAAATAACCAGTCAAATGTACAATAACGTAGTGTTTTAGCACTTCTACATATTTTCATTAGGACACAGCTTCCATACCAAACAAAATGACATCTGAAACCCCCACAAAAACAAGCATTAAAGCAGATGCGCAGATCACAAACACTACTAGCTTTCCTGCATTCATACACTGTGCCAGCATTCTATTTGATAATTGTTTCCACCACTATTTTACATTCAGACATAACTTTCATTACCATATTTAACTTCATATGATAAGTGCAGTTTTGTACATTAAGTACTGCATGAATTTTACATAAATTGTGAAACCTAATTTAACAGCAACTatacacaaaatacaaaaaacTCAAACACTGAattatttgtattccttactgtgcaatatactgctacattacagaacaaaataaattttgtgttattaACTTCAAGTACCATGGTGTCAGGTATAAATTTTAAATCACAGAAATGTGTAAGGAATGTTTTACTGCTAGTTTAGTGAGATTGTCAAATATATTTACTGTATAAACTGTGTCAAACTGGCTCAGGCATGTCAGTAATCTatggaacaaaaataaaatttgaaactaaatacagtaacaaagCCTATCTGATTCACCATTtactgtaataattccaattgcgTTCTCAGTGTTTTCAGACGAATTCTATTATTTGTGTGTTTTGTTATGGAATACTGTTTCACACTTGCGGGTTTAGGCATTGCAAAAATAGCATGCCAAGAAACATTTTTGTATCccagataacattccattacaaaTCTGTGTGAAACCTACTTGCACAAAGAAATTTATGAATGTTCTTCAGTACCCCacacactgctgctgctgccgccaagGCAAAATAATGCTAAAAAACTTTAACAGCTAAGGAAAATTATAAAATGACAAATCAAAGTATCAAGCAAGTCTGTGTAATTTGAAGAGAGCAGGCCTATGTATCTTCAGAAATATTAACTGTGCAATGCAAGAACGATACTTAGGTGCACATTCCTTGCAAATACAAACAAGCAGCATACTAAATCTGCATGTCTTACAAGCCATTGCACTCAAGGAAATAAGTCTAAGCAATACACCAACTGAACTTTGAACTAATCCATGCAAGAGAATGGTTATCTTAGGCCAGTTTATATTCATTTGTGATAATTGAGAATGTCATACTATCAGCATTTTTGCagcacaaaatatgaataaatattcTATTCTTGCATTTCTGAAGTTCATGGAACGTTTAATAACTGCTTGTGTCAGCATCCAAACCAAACAACTTACCAAGTAAAACTACAATTAGCTTTTTCCCCATAATCTTCACAGAAACAATCACAATTTTTCTGTAATCTTACCAGTTGTCTCTCCAAAATCCAAATAATTTCTAAGCTGCAATACAGAAGTGACACCTCATGTCAACAGAACAAAAAATTTAGAGTGTGAGACACCTAAGAACATGCTTACAAAGCTGAATTCTTACCTGAATCCAATGTGACATCCTAAAttcattattttattgtgtatgtgcacttcacTCAATAGTGGAAACTATAATTTTAATTCCAATTGATAACAGATGCAAAAAAGCTTTGTACCAGCTTTCATTGGTGAATTATGTATACACTATCTGCCATTAAAGCTTTTAAGTAACAAAAGTAAACGTGCTGAAAATGAGCCTGAAGACATTCCATAGCAACTGAAAGATGCAAACCATATAGTAATACCAAACAAAGTTGACAGTAACATGAACTTAAATGTCATAACCGGACCTGGATAATGCTTACAACAATGTCACCACAAAGGTAAACTTACACAGCACACTTGCATATCAGCACACCAGAATGCCAAACGTTCTACAATGACCATAAAAAGTGTTTTTTGTAGCTATGTACCacagattgcacatttaaattccaAAAATAATAAGTTTATAATGGTCTCACCTTTTCAGTGGCTCTGGGTAGCTCTGAAGACTGATGCAATGAAGTATCAGGAACCATATGATTAGCCTGTAACTTTCAGAATTCATACAGGAAAAATAATGGGAAGAGCAGTGGTTGGAAGGAATGAAGGCGAGCTTTCACATTAACCGAGCTGAAAAATGATAAAAACAATGAATATCATAAAATATATATTGATACTTAACAACTGACATGTGAGATCAGGTATTATTCACAAGGCTAATGACAAAACTCGCCTAATAAATATACAAAACATACGGTTTTACAATTTATTTCCTTGCCTGATCTCAAATTTTACAATACAAAAAACTTATTCTGCAACTTCACCCGCCTCCAGCTTCTTCTTGAACGACTCCTTCTTCTGGGCGATCCTGTTCTTCCTCTCAGCAAGGGACAGCTTGGCACGGCCCCACCTCTTCTTGGTAATAGCTGCAgcatctttttctttcttctttcgatCTGGATTAGCACGGATATTTGCATGCGCCGTTTTATATATTCCCTCAATACTATCTGGATCAATGCCCAGTTTGATATATTGGGAAAATTGTCTCTTGTACGCCTCATCATCTTCTTCCGCCAGCTGTCGCATGTAATCAGCCACATGCAGGCCAAAGATGTGTTTTCGATGAATCTCAGCATCAAATTCCTTATCCTCGGGGTTGTAACCTGGGAATCTTTTGGTGCTGTGAGGTATATTCAAACCACCGTCCACAGCTCCCTTCATAGCACCAAACACACGAGCTCCAGTAGTTGTGCGGATTAACCCCACATCTAAGTAACATCGAAATGCGCCCGGCCCATCTTCCACCGCTTCAACGTTGTATTCCTCTCCGGTAACTTCTGTGCATCCGACATAAAGTTGATCCAAACCAAGTTTCTTTAGCAATCTTCTAGCTAGAAGTAGGCCGGTGCAGTAAGCAGCTGCATAGTTGGTCAGCCCAACTTTAACTCCATACTCTGGCAATTCGTGGCTGtatgcagaacaaagaatcatatCACCTTCGATTCTTGAATATGCCACTTGACAGGTAATATCTCTGTTGGAAAAACGAACGATCAGGCGATATTTCGGCGTGTTGTACTTGTTCTTCACCTGAGTTGTAAGGCGAAGCCTAGCGCGGTAATCAGTCTTTCCCTCGCGACGCCTTTTAAACTTCACTTGATAACGTTTAAAGTACTGCTTATTCTTCACTACTTTCACAAATCCCATGATGAAATGATATAATGAACTGTACCTCCTTAAATTGCAGCCACGTGGAGCCAAACAGCAACAGAAATATGGAGATCCTTCCACACGCTAGGCTCCTACATCAGAAAGGAAATCTGGCGTTGCCAACTTTACGGTGTTTCAAAGATGACACTAATAATGAACATGAGACGTCCACCAAAGATGTTTTACATGTAGCATCAAGACCCATGATATGAATTTTTAGTAAACTATGAGAAATAACTTGTAAACGAAAACTTCATTCTTGATTTACTAGGCAGCATGAAATACTAATATGAAAACACTCTAGAAAGGACGCTCATAAAATCAAACACTACATCACAGCTGTAAATTATAGTAACAAAAAATCTTTGTAAGTTACTTCATAAAATTACATCGCTGTTACTTGTAATTTATTTATCATTAATAAAAGTTTACAATGTAGTCTTTGACTATAAAAATGGCCCCACAGCATCGCTACAGAGATAACTGTTCGTTTCCTAGAATTAAATGACAAGATCATTTCGAAACAACTACGTAAAAAATAGATACCCAAATTTCAGAAACTCAGTGAAACTTTTGAAATTCGTAAAACACTGCTTCCGCATCTTCCATTAAGGTCGATTACTTaagagcagccggccggtgtgacacagcggttctaggcgcttcagtcgggaaccgcgcgaccgctacggtcgcaggttcgaatcctgcgtcgggcatggatgtgtgtgatgtccttaagttggttaggtttaagtagttctaagttctagggccatttttgaacttaagaaCAAGGTACACACGCTAGCGTCATACCGCAGTTACATTAGTGTACTCCCAGTTTTAAATGGCACAACTTAAGAGATGTAACTTTTGGCATGCCATATAAAACTTTCAATTCCGTTATGCATCGTTACACCACTTTTCTTCCACCACTGGTCTCTGGTGGTTGTATTTCAAAACACGAGCATTCTGTTGCTGTCCTCGTGGAGTAATTGCTAGTGTGTTCCATtcgatttcagtgtgttttcattttattaccgaAAAAGTAAAAAACAGTGGTCGGCAGGTACCCTTACGCAACTTCTGGAGCTGCGAAAACCTATGTATAATTTCTGaagcagtgtgtttgtgtgtgtgtgtgtgtgtgtgtgtgtgtgtgtgtgtgtatgtgtgcgtgtgcgtgtacgtgcgtgcgtgcgtgcgtgcaagaCAGTCGTctctgcagatgatatttacatgccagctATTGGTTACTTCGCAACGGCTGACAGCATTTTCGTCTTTGCGTGTTATTTCATTTTAAATGCGTTTGTGGCCCCTGATTTATCCCTGCAGGAATATATATTTTCGAGTAAAACGTTTAGGTTCACTTTCAAGCGTTTAACTTTTGACATAGCTCTAATACCATAGCGTCACTGTAACATTAATGCCTACCCATATGTTTTCAGTTGACGCCTCACTGAAAGCCATGCACCTACGTAGAATTTGTGACGTCCTGTTGAACGACAGACTCACACTGCCGCTACAGAAGGCCACAAGCTGTGGCGTCAAATTAGTTTCCTGTGTGAACACGGCTTTAAAGTTAACGAATCGGATCAGAAGTTAAGGCAACATCAACGTCGAATAGTGTAGAGTTCAAATCAGAGGAATCAT
It encodes:
- the LOC124622597 gene encoding 60S ribosomal protein L5, whose translation is MGFVKVVKNKQYFKRYQVKFKRRREGKTDYRARLRLTTQVKNKYNTPKYRLIVRFSNRDITCQVAYSRIEGDMILCSAYSHELPEYGVKVGLTNYAAAYCTGLLLARRLLKKLGLDQLYVGCTEVTGEEYNVEAVEDGPGAFRCYLDVGLIRTTTGARVFGAMKGAVDGGLNIPHSTKRFPGYNPEDKEFDAEIHRKHIFGLHVADYMRQLAEEDDEAYKRQFSQYIKLGIDPDSIEGIYKTAHANIRANPDRKKKEKDAAAITKKRWGRAKLSLAERKNRIAQKKESFKKKLEAGEVAE